In Terriglobales bacterium, the genomic stretch CGAATTCCCGTGAGTGGGACGCCGATTCGTACCACCGCTTGTCCAATCCTCAGTTCGCCTGGGGAATGAAGGTACTGGAACGCCTCGCACTGCGGGAGGACGAGCACGTTCTCGACGCCGGTTGCGGCTCTTGCCGGCTTACCGCGAAGCTGTGGGACCGTCTGCCGCGGGGCCGGGTGGTCGGCGTCGATCTGTCGCTCAACATGCTATGCCAGGCGGCGTCGCACACTGCTGGCCGGGTGCACCTGGTCCAGGCCGACCTGCAGCACCTGCCCTTCCGCGCCGTGTTCGATGGCGTCTTCAGCACGGCTGCGTTCCACTGGGTCCCCGACCACGCGCAACTCTTCCGGTCGTTGTTCGGCGTGCTGAAACCCGGGGGATGGCTGGAGGCTCAATGTGGAGGCGGTCCCAACCTGGCGGTCATCCATCAGCGTGCGCAAACGATCATCGATTGTCCGGAGTACCGTGAGTTTTTCGCCGGCTGGCGGCGTACCACGCATTACGAGACGCCCGAGACCTTCGAAGACAACATGCGGCGAGCGGGGTTCTCACGTATCAAGATCTGGCTGGAGCCGGCGCCGGCCCGACTGGCCGACGCGGAAGAATTCAAGCAGTACCTGGCCACGGTCACGCTCCGAGAACACACGGACCGGATCACCGACCCTGTCCTGCAGCAGCGGTTCCTCGACCAGTTGGCGATAAAGGCGTCGCAGGACGATCCGCCATTCGTCATGGACTACTGGCGGCTCAACATGTCGGCAAGAAAAGCCAACCACGGAAGACACTGAGGACGCGGAGGAGCTTTGGCTTTCTAGGAGACATTCTCTCCAATCCACCTCAGATAATCTTCGCTTCCGGCTTCCACCGGCACCACGACACATTCCGGCAGCTCGTAGGAGTGCAGCTCCTTGATCGCCGCCGTCACCTTATCCAGTGCAGTCGCCGTGGTCTTCACGATGCAAAGGAATTCTTCCGCGGCCTCGACCGCGCCTTTCCACCGATACACCGACTGAACGGGTCCGACG encodes the following:
- the cutA gene encoding divalent-cation tolerance protein CutA; protein product: MTDKRIVLTTTGSKTEAQEIGWALVERKLAACVNVVGPVQSVYRWKGAVEAAEEFLCIVKTTATALDKVTAAIKELHSYELPECVVVPVEAGSEDYLRWIGENVS
- a CDS encoding methyltransferase domain-containing protein produces the protein MSTNSREWDADSYHRLSNPQFAWGMKVLERLALREDEHVLDAGCGSCRLTAKLWDRLPRGRVVGVDLSLNMLCQAASHTAGRVHLVQADLQHLPFRAVFDGVFSTAAFHWVPDHAQLFRSLFGVLKPGGWLEAQCGGGPNLAVIHQRAQTIIDCPEYREFFAGWRRTTHYETPETFEDNMRRAGFSRIKIWLEPAPARLADAEEFKQYLATVTLREHTDRITDPVLQQRFLDQLAIKASQDDPPFVMDYWRLNMSARKANHGRH